Part of the Arthrobacter globiformis genome is shown below.
GGGCCGCGGCGTTCGATGCGGTAATCCCGGGACACGAACCCAGGCTGGGTGGCGTCGTGCCGTGGCAGCGGACGCACGCCCGAGAACGTGTAGACGATCTGTCCGCGGTTCACGGCGATGTCCGGGAAGACGTGGCCGATGAGGTCGAAGAAGTAGTCGATCTCGCCGTTGGTGCAGACGGCGTCTTCCGACATGTCGGCGTCGACGTCGGTGGTGCCAACCAGCACGCGGTCACCCATGGGATAGATCAGCACGATGCGGCCGTCTGTGTGTTCGAAGAAGATCTCGCGTCCGTCGCAGGCAGCGAGCAGGCCGGGGTGGTCAAGGACGATGTGTGAGCCCTTCGTCCCGCCCATGAAGGTGGTGGGCGCGCCCATGGCCTGGTTGGTGAGGTCCACCCACGCACCGGTGGTGTTGACGATGACGTCCGCAGTGAAGCCGAATTCCTCGCCGGCCAGGTGGTCACGGAGAACCGCGGTGCTGGAACCATCTGCGTTGGAGCTGACGGACATCAGGGAGAGGTAGTTGCTGGCCCGGCCGCCCGCCTTCTCGCCGTCCTGCAGGACGTCCAGGGTGAGCCGCTCCGGGTTGTGCACGGACGCGTCGAAGTACGTGGCCGTGTATTTGACGCCAGGGTGCAGCATCGGGAGTTCGGCCAGCGCCTTCCGCCGGGTGCGGAACTGGTGGCGCGGGACGCTGCCGCCGTCGCGGGAGAAGGAGTCGTAGAGGCTGAGTCCCAGCTTGATCAGGAACGCGCCGCGCTCCTTGGGCTTGCCCTGTTGCTTATGGGTCAGGAACCGCAGGGGGGCGGCGAGCACGCCGGAGAATGTGCTGAAGATCGGAATGGTGGTCTGCAGCGGCTTTACGTAGTGGGGCGCGATCCGCAGGAGCCGGTTGCGCTCAACCACAGATTCCCGGACCAGCCGGAATTCGCCGTTTTCCAGATAACGGATGCCGCCGTGGATCATGTGCGACGAGGCGCCGCTGGCGCCCTGGCAGTAATCGCCGCGCTCCACGAGTGCCACGTCGACGCCCTGCAGGGCGAGGTCGCGGAATGTTCCGACGCCGTTGATGCCACCACCGATGATCAGGACCCGGGCGTTGGGCCGCCGGCGCAGCCGGGAGACGGACTCGCGCTCCCCGCCGCCGACGGTAGCGCTGTTGGTATGGCCGGATGAATCCTTGAGTCCCAAATCTGCTCCTTTGGGTTTGGTTCGAAAGGGTTTGTTGCAGGCGACGCACCGAAAGGTGCGGGGCCGTTCACCACTATTGTTTGGACTAATGGAAAATAACGTCAAGCACTATGCACAAACGTGCAGAACGGACAGACGCATGCCCCGGCCCCGACATTCCGAAGCGCTTCGCGCCGCACAGCTGTACTACATGCAGGACCTCACCATGGACGCCATCGCCCGGGAATTGCGGACTTCCCGCTCCACGGTTTCCCGGCTGCTTTCAACGGCGCGGGAGTCGGGTCTGGTGCAGATCCAGATCCGCAGTCCCCTGGACACAGGGCCGGAATTGGAGCGGTTGATTCGGGCGCATTACAAGGTGGATGTGCACGTGGTGCCCGTCCTGGACACCCTGAATGAGGCGGAGACGCTCGACCGCGTGGCCATGCAGGCAGCGCGCACCATCGGACCGCTCGTGGACTCGAACGCGATCATCGGCGTGGCTTGGGGCTCGACCCTCAGCGCGGTGAGCCGGCACCTGACCCGCAAGATCACGCACGACAGCGTGGTGGTGCAGCTGAACGGGGCGGGCAACATGCAGACCACCGGCATCACCTACGCCAGTGACATCATGCGGCGCTTCGGCAGCGCCTACGGGGCACGGGTTGAACAGTTTCCCGTGCCGGCCTTCTTCGACCATGCCGCTACGAAGACCGCGATGTGGAATGAGCGGAGCGTTCAGCGCATCCTCGACCTGCAGTCCCGTATGAGCATTGCGATCTTCGGCGTGGGTTCGGTGGATGCCGACTACCCCAGCCACGTGTACGCCGGCGGCTACCTCGACGAGGATGATCTGGTCACATTGGCGAAGTCGGACGTCGTCGGCGACGTGGCCACGGTCTTCTTCCGTGGCGACGGCTCCTCTGACGGCATCACGCTGAATGAACGCTCCACCGGACCTTCGCTGGACCAACTCCGTCAGGTGCGCCGGCGGATCTGCGTGGTGTCCGGCGCGTCCAAGATCAACGGGCTTCGGGGGGCGCTGGTGGCCGGGCTGGCCACAGA
Proteins encoded:
- a CDS encoding glycerol-3-phosphate dehydrogenase/oxidase — its product is MGLKDSSGHTNSATVGGGERESVSRLRRRPNARVLIIGGGINGVGTFRDLALQGVDVALVERGDYCQGASGASSHMIHGGIRYLENGEFRLVRESVVERNRLLRIAPHYVKPLQTTIPIFSTFSGVLAAPLRFLTHKQQGKPKERGAFLIKLGLSLYDSFSRDGGSVPRHQFRTRRKALAELPMLHPGVKYTATYFDASVHNPERLTLDVLQDGEKAGGRASNYLSLMSVSSNADGSSTAVLRDHLAGEEFGFTADVIVNTTGAWVDLTNQAMGAPTTFMGGTKGSHIVLDHPGLLAACDGREIFFEHTDGRIVLIYPMGDRVLVGTTDVDADMSEDAVCTNGEIDYFFDLIGHVFPDIAVNRGQIVYTFSGVRPLPRHDATQPGFVSRDYRIERRGPDAGPQEGGAVVLSLVGGKWTTFRALAEHLADDVLAELGTERKISTAKLAIGGGSGFPDSEAGIQKWIKAHMTPTRDADRTAGLLTRYGTRAGEVISYLDAGHDRLLRSTRELSVRELQFMAAHEQIGHLVDVLIRRTSLAFRGLVTGELLNEVAEALTEPLGWDAARVAAEINHAQEVLKRYHGVEVHSLVA
- a CDS encoding sugar-binding transcriptional regulator, whose translation is MPRPRHSEALRAAQLYYMQDLTMDAIARELRTSRSTVSRLLSTARESGLVQIQIRSPLDTGPELERLIRAHYKVDVHVVPVLDTLNEAETLDRVAMQAARTIGPLVDSNAIIGVAWGSTLSAVSRHLTRKITHDSVVVQLNGAGNMQTTGITYASDIMRRFGSAYGARVEQFPVPAFFDHAATKTAMWNERSVQRILDLQSRMSIAIFGVGSVDADYPSHVYAGGYLDEDDLVTLAKSDVVGDVATVFFRGDGSSDGITLNERSTGPSLDQLRQVRRRICVVSGASKINGLRGALVAGLATDLILDEASARRLVSFENGN